In one Flavobacteriales bacterium genomic region, the following are encoded:
- a CDS encoding response regulator transcription factor — translation MPAPFRIGIVEDLPQVRQFLQQVITSAKNMELVCIYRSAEEAFPAITEQQLDVVITDIGLPGITGIDLLRKLKPFMPATQFMVFTVHDDDIRVFEALKAGANGYMLKSSTAIALLEGIRELINGGAPMSASVARRLVDHLRPAPGHREPEHEDLTARERGVLDLLAQGLLYKEIAAREGISISTVKQHIHSIYKKLHVGSKEEALEKYRSR, via the coding sequence ATGCCAGCACCGTTCCGCATCGGGATCGTTGAGGACCTGCCCCAGGTGCGGCAGTTCCTGCAGCAGGTGATCACCAGCGCCAAGAATATGGAGCTGGTGTGCATTTACCGTTCGGCCGAGGAGGCGTTCCCCGCCATCACGGAACAGCAGCTCGATGTGGTCATTACCGACATCGGCCTCCCGGGCATCACGGGCATCGACCTGCTGCGCAAGCTGAAGCCCTTCATGCCGGCCACCCAGTTCATGGTGTTCACCGTGCACGATGACGACATCCGGGTGTTCGAGGCCTTGAAGGCCGGCGCCAACGGGTATATGCTGAAGTCCTCCACGGCGATCGCTCTGCTGGAGGGCATCCGCGAACTGATCAACGGTGGTGCGCCGATGAGTGCCAGTGTCGCACGCCGGCTGGTGGATCATCTGCGACCCGCGCCTGGGCACCGTGAACCGGAGCATGAGGACCTCACCGCGCGTGAGCGGGGTGTGCTCGACCTGCTGGCCCAAGGTCTGCTCTACAAGGAGATCGCGGCCCGCGAGGGCATCTCCATCAGCACGGTGAAGCAGCACATCCACAGCATCTACAAGAAACTGCATGTGGGGAGCAAGGAGGAGGCGCTGGAGAAGTACCGCAGCCGTTGA
- a CDS encoding GEVED domain-containing protein gives MIRTLTLALLVGLSPRLLAQPCTPTTTFGPDGGSYVAGVLMGGAEAIDNPTSFTPGASYQDYTYTGPGRWTRLQAGSSYFLTITAGPFVGTRYAAWIDYDGDEDFESIELVADQVSTSAGQAMLFSFTTPDILLPRVSRLRVRAAYNMATADPCANFLYGETEDYLVVLENGAPCVPFTQYGSTEGDRITAISLAGASSSVNVQGAYEDRTWAGAIVLDLGSNQVIQVTSGEYTDNSIAVWADWSGNGVFGDWGPELLGVATTSTAFETVSIPFTVPTDYPDVPQVRLRIRLWFGDTPNPCNAQNFGQTIDLTVAIALPSGPCPVGVGSLFPAVQIATVDLNGHLWTASPWNFSSYQMALEPGSALVRGTTQSLSTTTTTITSGFPNQTQAWMDFNGDGDFSDAGEYIGSDFGDGSFSFLLPSTTPVGHTWLRIRARSASPVDPPTDGCAFQLNTLGTMMDIRVTVQDPDGPCIPQSTFWTLFGDFIDGVELNTLSNIGTGGLAQAEYHDYTSLSTSVPIGSAQVLSITSGANATNWLGAGIDWDEDGTWEGPGEFLGVFSAGGSYSTVNIPFTVPNVSPGPKRMRVRAFPSSTATACAGSEFGETEDYTVVVETNTGIASLDAAQPKLIADGSVEGTWLLSDASWSGASAEVLDPAGRRLWSGTITHTHQAIALPSGSSGIYTLKLQQGDRSWTGRFAQLTR, from the coding sequence ATGATCCGCACGCTGACCCTCGCTCTGCTCGTTGGCCTTTCTCCCCGCTTACTGGCCCAACCCTGCACTCCCACCACCACCTTCGGCCCCGATGGCGGCAGCTACGTGGCCGGGGTGTTGATGGGTGGCGCTGAGGCCATTGATAACCCAACGTCCTTCACCCCAGGCGCTTCATACCAGGATTATACCTACACGGGCCCGGGCCGGTGGACCCGTCTGCAGGCCGGGAGTTCCTACTTCCTCACCATCACCGCCGGCCCCTTCGTGGGCACCCGCTATGCGGCGTGGATCGACTACGATGGCGATGAGGACTTCGAATCAATCGAGCTGGTGGCCGATCAGGTGAGCACGAGCGCGGGACAGGCCATGCTCTTCTCGTTCACCACACCCGATATCCTCCTCCCCCGGGTGTCCCGTTTGCGTGTGCGCGCCGCCTACAACATGGCCACCGCCGACCCCTGTGCCAACTTCCTCTATGGGGAGACCGAGGACTACCTGGTGGTGCTGGAGAATGGAGCGCCCTGTGTGCCCTTCACCCAGTACGGCTCCACCGAAGGGGACCGCATCACCGCGATAAGCCTGGCGGGTGCATCGAGCAGCGTGAACGTGCAGGGTGCCTACGAGGACCGTACATGGGCCGGGGCCATTGTGCTCGACCTGGGCAGCAACCAGGTGATCCAGGTGACCTCCGGCGAGTACACCGATAACAGCATCGCCGTGTGGGCCGACTGGTCGGGCAACGGCGTGTTCGGCGATTGGGGCCCGGAGCTGCTGGGCGTGGCCACCACGAGCACGGCCTTCGAGACGGTGAGCATCCCCTTCACCGTGCCGACGGACTACCCGGATGTACCGCAAGTGCGCCTACGGATCCGGCTGTGGTTCGGCGACACGCCCAACCCCTGCAACGCACAGAACTTCGGACAGACCATCGACCTGACTGTTGCCATCGCACTGCCGAGCGGCCCCTGTCCGGTAGGCGTGGGCAGCTTGTTCCCGGCCGTTCAGATCGCCACGGTGGACCTGAACGGTCACCTTTGGACAGCATCGCCTTGGAACTTCTCGAGCTACCAAATGGCTTTGGAACCGGGATCCGCGCTGGTCCGTGGCACCACCCAGTCGCTCAGCACCACTACAACGACCATCACCAGTGGTTTCCCAAATCAGACCCAAGCCTGGATGGACTTCAACGGGGATGGGGACTTCAGCGATGCGGGCGAATACATCGGTTCCGACTTCGGCGACGGCAGCTTCAGCTTTCTGCTGCCGAGCACCACGCCGGTCGGGCACACCTGGTTGCGGATCCGTGCCCGTAGCGCCTCACCGGTGGATCCGCCCACCGATGGCTGCGCGTTCCAACTGAACACGTTGGGCACCATGATGGACATCCGTGTCACGGTGCAGGACCCTGACGGCCCGTGCATTCCCCAGAGCACCTTTTGGACCCTCTTCGGCGACTTCATCGACGGCGTGGAACTGAATACCCTGAGCAACATCGGTACAGGAGGTCTTGCGCAGGCGGAGTACCACGACTACACGTCCCTGAGCACAAGCGTGCCCATCGGTTCCGCGCAGGTGCTGTCGATCACCTCGGGCGCGAATGCCACGAATTGGCTCGGAGCCGGTATCGATTGGGATGAGGATGGCACCTGGGAGGGCCCCGGTGAATTCCTCGGGGTATTCAGCGCGGGCGGCAGCTACTCCACGGTGAACATCCCCTTCACCGTGCCCAATGTGAGCCCTGGGCCGAAGCGGATGCGCGTACGAGCGTTCCCCAGCTCAACAGCGACAGCTTGCGCGGGCTCGGAGTTCGGCGAGACCGAGGACTACACCGTGGTGGTGGAGACGAACACGGGCATCGCCAGCCTGGATGCCGCACAGCCGAAGCTGATCGCCGATGGTTCGGTGGAAGGCACCTGGCTCTTGAGCGATGCCTCGTGGTCCGGCGCGAGCGCTGAGGTGCTCGATCCCGCCGGCCGTCGCTTGTGGTCCGGCACCATCACGCACACCCACCAGGCCATCGCGCTGCCATCGGGATCATCCGGCATCTACACGCTGAAGCTGCAGCAGGGCGATCGCAGCTGGACCGGCCGCTTCGCGCAACTGACCCGCTGA
- a CDS encoding GEVED domain-containing protein, translating into MRHLISFFGLLAASILQAQTYCIPEPGPTGPDEGDFIQRVQLVDLDASTGLVNGVDYHDYSYLGPNLMATLEPGSAYTLTITAGNYVNDRYMAWLDIDQDGAFEPEEFIGAVNNTAVGEVLTMDVFVPGDARPGYVRLRVRCAYGEIPPDPCIQYLYGETEDYAIRIAGPLDCIPLVPYGMSDGDYISAITIGDLDLTSAAPVHAYTDALHRGTALTISGSHVLQITSGEYEFDAIAAWIDWDNDGSYDGPGEALGEQETTAPFQQVTFTFSVPDPYRFPGHYRLRVRIADGAGLTPCSDAFYGETRDLTLTFSEAPVPCLPVQNVTPGNTGRTLSFVDFAGTTYANGPEAWPYADVRHLPGPTLVRGSSYALSMGFREAGSVADVLLDMDDDGLFEASDWLLTASSSVPDQTFKLILVVPADCAPGQHWLRVRSHASGVIVPEDCSGDVEGDGELVDIRVMVVDADGPCIPVNDYWTVYDDHLASIALNTLNAVSPQGRYAMEYHDRTDESTTLIMGTAYSLSAEVGAPGQTEVAAYIDYNGDGDWDDAGEQIGYAAAGPALQTINFTVPGGLLPGARRLRVRALASAGPIGACDPAFAGETEDYTVFIDVNTAVSEQDDVEPQVLGAAQGEQWLEVTASWLGARLLITDASGRVVQSSTVLHDRTPLHLPHAAGSYLVQLRSPSGTWSGRTVIMAP; encoded by the coding sequence ATGCGCCACCTCATCTCATTCTTCGGTCTGCTCGCCGCCAGCATATTGCAGGCACAGACCTACTGCATCCCCGAACCGGGTCCCACAGGGCCCGATGAGGGGGACTTCATCCAACGCGTGCAACTGGTCGACCTGGATGCCAGTACTGGTCTGGTCAACGGCGTGGACTACCACGACTACTCCTACCTCGGACCCAACCTGATGGCCACCCTGGAACCCGGGTCGGCTTATACGCTCACCATCACGGCGGGCAACTATGTGAATGACCGCTACATGGCCTGGCTGGACATCGACCAGGACGGTGCGTTCGAGCCGGAGGAGTTCATCGGTGCGGTGAACAACACGGCCGTAGGAGAGGTGTTGACCATGGACGTCTTCGTGCCCGGCGATGCAAGGCCCGGCTACGTCCGCCTGCGTGTGCGCTGCGCCTACGGCGAGATACCGCCTGACCCGTGCATCCAATACCTCTACGGCGAGACCGAGGACTACGCCATCCGCATCGCCGGCCCGCTCGACTGCATCCCCCTGGTGCCCTACGGCATGAGCGATGGTGACTACATCAGCGCCATCACCATCGGGGACCTCGACCTCACCAGCGCGGCGCCCGTACATGCCTACACGGATGCCCTGCACCGCGGCACCGCCCTTACGATCAGCGGCAGCCATGTACTGCAGATCACCAGTGGCGAATACGAGTTCGATGCCATCGCCGCCTGGATCGACTGGGACAACGATGGCAGCTACGATGGTCCGGGTGAAGCCCTCGGCGAACAGGAGACCACGGCGCCCTTCCAACAAGTCACCTTCACCTTCTCAGTGCCTGATCCGTACCGCTTCCCCGGTCACTACCGCCTGCGGGTGCGCATTGCCGATGGGGCTGGCCTCACCCCGTGCAGCGATGCGTTCTATGGCGAAACGCGCGACCTGACGCTCACCTTCAGCGAGGCCCCCGTGCCTTGCCTGCCGGTACAGAACGTCACTCCTGGCAACACCGGGCGCACCCTGTCGTTCGTGGACTTCGCTGGAACCACCTATGCGAACGGCCCTGAGGCATGGCCCTATGCGGATGTCCGGCACCTGCCCGGACCCACGCTCGTGCGCGGCTCCTCCTATGCGCTGAGCATGGGGTTCCGGGAGGCGGGAAGCGTCGCGGATGTGCTCCTGGACATGGACGATGATGGTCTGTTCGAAGCATCGGACTGGCTGCTCACGGCCTCCTCGTCGGTGCCCGACCAGACCTTCAAGCTCATCCTCGTCGTGCCCGCCGACTGTGCTCCGGGACAGCACTGGCTCCGCGTACGCAGTCATGCGAGCGGCGTGATCGTGCCCGAGGATTGCTCAGGCGATGTGGAAGGGGACGGTGAGCTCGTGGACATCCGTGTGATGGTGGTGGATGCCGACGGTCCATGCATCCCGGTGAACGACTATTGGACCGTGTATGACGACCATCTCGCGTCCATCGCGCTAAACACCTTGAACGCAGTGAGCCCGCAAGGCCGCTATGCCATGGAATACCACGACCGTACCGACGAGAGCACGACGCTGATCATGGGGACCGCCTACTCGCTCTCCGCTGAAGTGGGTGCTCCGGGACAGACCGAGGTGGCGGCGTACATCGACTACAACGGCGATGGCGACTGGGACGATGCTGGCGAACAGATCGGCTACGCTGCCGCCGGACCGGCCCTACAGACCATCAACTTCACCGTGCCAGGCGGCCTCCTGCCCGGTGCGCGCCGTCTACGTGTCCGCGCCCTGGCCTCCGCTGGGCCGATCGGCGCCTGCGATCCGGCATTTGCAGGTGAGACGGAGGACTACACAGTATTCATCGACGTGAACACCGCCGTGAGCGAGCAGGACGACGTCGAACCACAAGTACTTGGTGCTGCACAGGGCGAGCAATGGCTGGAGGTCACTGCATCGTGGCTTGGCGCGCGGCTGCTCATCACCGATGCCTCAGGTCGTGTGGTGCAGAGTAGCACGGTGCTCCATGATCGTACACCCTTGCACCTCCCGCATGCCGCCGGGTCGTACCTCGTGCAACTGCGGAGTCCTTCGGGTACATGGAGTGGTCGCACCGTGATCATGGCTCCCTGA